From Methylococcus capsulatus:
AATATCGGCGGAAGGAACTATGCCCTTACCGATATCTGGAAAACGCCGACCGGCTGGATCCCCGCTATCATTTCGCACCGGAACTGATAGCGCATATTGCCACCCACGATGGCCAGGAAATCGCCACCCACACCTTCTCGCACTACTATTGCCTGGAGGACGGCCAGTCGGTGGATGACTTCAAGGCCGATATCGCAAGGGCGAAGGCTGTGGCACAGAGTAAAGGAATATCGGTCGAAAGCCTGGTCTTTCCCAGAAACCAATGGAATACGGACTATCTTGCCACCCTGAACGAAATGGGAATCAAATCCTATCGCGGCAATGAATCGGGCTGGATACATCGGGCCACCGGCGATTCCGGTCAACACCGGCTGAGACGTGGACTCCGGCTCCTCGATACCTATTTCAATGTTTCTGGACACCACACCTATGCAATGGCGGCGACCGTCGCCAGCCGGCCGTATAATTTCCCAGCGAGCCGGTTCCTGCGTCCTTATTCCAAAAAGCTCTCATGGCTGGACGGACTGCGCCTCAAG
This genomic window contains:
- a CDS encoding polysaccharide deacetylase family protein; this translates as MNLDHGVFTVSLDFELYWGVRDKFRLDQYQDNLAGVATAVRKMLTVFETHGIHATWATVGFLFFENLDQLKRNLPVSLPKYRRKELCPYRYLENADRLDPRYHFAPELIAHIATHDGQEIATHTFSHYYCLEDGQSVDDFKADIARAKAVAQSKGISVESLVFPRNQWNTDYLATLNEMGIKSYRGNESGWIHRATGDSGQHRLRRGLRLLDTYFNVSGHHTYAMAATVASRPYNFPASRFLRPYSKKLSWLDGLRLKRITQAMDDAAVHKRIFHLWWHPHNFGTNTAQNMAFLERIAHHYDRLREEHGMRSLNMRELYTLAESAHA